Proteins from a genomic interval of Vreelandella profundi:
- a CDS encoding STAS domain-containing protein yields the protein MLIEEGRIKAAFDTGVFVLKLCGDVRLTLCATLDSQAQRLAETPGLRAVLIDLREATNVDSTALGFLAKVAMAVKGRLEQPPTIIVDNPDVRKMLDVMGFARFFTLMEAPLQQPVALSDSLEELPEEPADEEGLRERILEAHRILMHMNEHNREQFQPLVEMLESQCAATHC from the coding sequence ATGCTGATTGAAGAAGGTCGCATTAAAGCGGCGTTCGATACTGGTGTTTTTGTTTTAAAGCTGTGTGGCGATGTGCGCTTGACGCTATGCGCTACGCTTGACTCTCAAGCCCAACGTCTTGCCGAGACGCCGGGGCTGCGCGCCGTATTGATTGACCTGCGAGAGGCTACTAACGTGGACTCCACCGCACTGGGCTTTCTCGCTAAGGTAGCGATGGCTGTCAAAGGACGCCTGGAGCAGCCGCCAACCATTATTGTCGATAATCCTGACGTTCGAAAAATGCTGGACGTGATGGGCTTTGCGCGCTTTTTTACCTTAATGGAAGCGCCTTTGCAGCAACCGGTCGCGCTCAGTGACTCTCTTGAAGAATTGCCAGAAGAACCCGCAGACGAAGAAGGCCTGCGTGAGCGAATTCTTGAGGCCCACCGCATTTTAATGCACATGAACGAGCATAACCGCGAGCAGTTTCAGCCGCTGGTGGAGATGCTTGAATCACAGTGTGCGGCAACTCATTGCTAG